The Labeo rohita strain BAU-BD-2019 chromosome 14, IGBB_LRoh.1.0, whole genome shotgun sequence genomic interval aaacacacaaatatttctattatttattatttaaatagtaaaacaacaATTCTGTGATACAATACATAGGCTTCACTAATAAATTCTGAACAAGCTAGACTAGGCGAGGTGGTCTATACACTGTGTGCTTATACAGACAATCTGATGTACAAGAAGAGACAAGAAACATTCCATttaccaaaaagaaaaacacactcATACCAAACAACTCAAAACAATAGCTTACAAAACCTGCACACCTCAAAGAGGAGGCACATGTAGTTCATAATGTGCTGATAGGAGGGCCgacattaaataaaaagcttcatTTTAAACACATGACCCATTGCAGGCCCCGCAGTTCATGTGCTCGTCGTGTGGCAGTACATTTCCACCAAAGTATATGTGTAAATAGAAAGCATGATATGATTTAAATGCTTGATATTGTTTAATGCAGCTTCGTCTCTTTCACTTCACCATGAAGTACCAAATTCCAAAGcgaataagttaaaaaaaaaaaaagttcctccGGCACTTTTGGGCAGATCATTGAGAAACAATTTTTGGAAAATGATTGTGACTAAAAACACACTGCCTCCTTTTACTGACTGAATGTTGGCATAGAACACAGTAAAGTTTTTGAAGATATTATTTACACATCCTCGATATTTCTGTTCTTTTGTACTGTGAGAACTCTAAGATCTACTTTGACACTTGTGGATGGTATATCACAGTCGATTCAAACCAGACAGTATCCAAATATAAGTGTCAGGACCCCAATATGCCACGACACAATGAATCAGACCGAGAACTGACGCTTCAGAAACATTACACGTTGCAGAAATGTAATGATCACTTCTTACAGATGGTACTGATTCACAGAGACTTTTCTCTGCCGTAACTGCACATTTGGCTCGTaggaaacatttttgtatgactATAAATTATCCCACATTTATATAACTTAATAAAATGTCTGGTGTGCTTTATACGCTTGTCTGGGTATATGCTTTGTCATGCTTTAGAAAATTGGTCCTCTGGTCATCCACAGTTCACTGGTGGTGCTGTGCATCCCGCAATGTTTTCAGCCTTGTGCTTAATGGAGAACGTTTAGGCCTCATACACCCtgcaaacagacaaaaacaaatacTTGTGAGCTTTATTACAGGGCTTTttaaagatctttttttttgtctgttgtgCTGCCTGATCTTGGGCTTATGCTGACACCTAGTGGTGTCGAGTCTTGTTAGTATGCATGAAACACAAATTTCTTCCTTGTTGTGACACATATCTTAGTAAaatgaattcttaaaaaaatgttgttgtagATGAAGAaaagttaatgtttttgattaaaaattgtgTGGGCacaggaattaaaaaaaatatgcatgtgttaatcatttaaaaaaaaaaaaaacagtataaagtTCTCTCCTTAAAAATGAAGAGGTCAAATAACAGAATAATGAGTTACTCCAAATTTCACAAAAGCTTATggacataattataatatatagtaaGTCAGTCATTGAAGCgagttgctgtttttgtcacTCTTTTTAAGATGTCATTCACTTGTTTGGCAATGTACCCACACAAACATTTGGTCAGATTTTTTGATGTTCATCTGATCTCATTTTGTAAGagactttttattgttttaaatatgttttctttggattgtGTGACTACTCAAAACATAATATAggaaaatataacttaatttgtgtttgctgCTAGATAGACACAAGCTGATCTAGACACATGGTAAATGGAAACTATCTAAAGCTCTGTTAATCCTAGCAGTCTCTATATTCATCCtgtctttttaaagaagtttacttctaaaacaaagattcacatataatgtacccacccccttgttatccaagatgttcatgtctttctttcttcagtcgtaaagaaattatgttttctgaggaaaacttcaggatttttctccatataatggactgatatggtgccccgattttgaacttccaaaatgcagtttaaatgtggcttcaaacgatcccaaatgcggttgtaaacaatcccagcggAGGAagcagggtcttatctagcgaaacgatcggttattttcattaaaaaaatacaatttaaatactttttaatgtcaaatgctcatcttgtcttgctctcccggaactctgtgtattctggttctgTGTATAcaaggtatgttgaaaaactcatattttctccctcaacttctaaaatcatcctacatcgctgcagaagtaccgacccagtctttgcaatgtgaacatgcaaagaagatcaaacacccttaacaaaaaaggtaaaacagcgatataggacgattttgaagctgagagagaacatgagatgggagtttttcgacataccctaactgtcatgaaccaaaaaaacagtccaggcagagtaagacaagacgagcatttggcattgaaaagtatataaacggtattatttttataaaaataaccaattgttatgctagataagacacttctttctcggctgggatcgtttacaactacatttaatggatcgtttgaagccgcatttaaactgcattttggaagttcaaaatcggggcaccatatcagtccattatatggagaaaaatgctgaaatgttttcctcaaaaaacataatttctttacgactgaagaaagaaagacatgaacatcttggatgacaagggggtgagtaaaatgtttgtaaattgttgttctgaaagtggacttctcctttaaggttaaaaaacaaacaaaacaaacaaacaaacaaacaaacaacaacaaaaaaagttactgtAATTAAACCATGTTagccacaaattaaccatggttaatttgtaataaataaataaaacaatatgaaataatgatacaaaataaactattttactATGATAAATCCATGGTTACTTTTCTAAGGGATctgtatttgtatctgtatctttctttatttttggttttgtttctataactgtactgccttaatggtttgacGTTTTGTACGGTAtaacaaaacaaagagaaatCAGAATAAAGGTTTGCGATACGCGCTAGGTCCCGttctaaatgaaatgattcgtgatacgtgctttaaagtcccgatctaaatcaaaagattcgcaatATGCGAACTGGAGCACTTCGAAACAGAAAATCATTTTGCAACGCAGTGGTTTAactgctagtgaatcgcttgaactgaatgatctaTGTCACGAGTTCGAATCAATCGGCACGATTCaagcataaatgactcaatcAACTGAATTGGTTTATCTGTTCCTCTGCTTTTCTCCGATGGTCTTATTTACTCCCCTAAGGTATTAAATGTGCGTCCTTGAAAGCGTGTGGTTTTGTAGCATATTTTACTTTAACTTCTCAGGTAATATGGTAATATGGTGGTATGACATATTTCAGATGCACCAAAATTACAACGATCACATACACATATTTAAacgtttgattaaaaattattgcTTGATAGATATTTGTAGGGACATGTCATAGCACCCCTActaaattctgcaaaaaaaaaaaaaaaaaaaaaaaaaaaaaaaaaaaaaattcagaccaaaaatgtcctgttttctaagaaattgatcaaaattaagcgagtttaattaaaacaagaacCAATATCTGCCTTCTTAATTCTCATTTTGATGGAAAACAAGTTTTCATACCCCATTGACAGATGTTTGCTCTTGTTTCAAGCATAGAGTCACAAAATTAAGTTCAAGACTTATCTTCAATTTGCATATTGATTTaatgatgtttaaatatttgtaataaaaaccaaaacaagAATACTGATGAAGACTACAAATGGAAGAGTTTCTGGTCCAATTTAAGACCTTTTACAATCTGCAGAAATCCTGTTATTGTACACAAAAACCAGAGCATTTTAATTCAATAGAAAATGTTTATCTCTGTAATCCTTAAAAAAGGATTGAACATTGAACATTTTCCTGACATTGCACTCTTACTTCATCAACCCATTCCCAACAACCACAACCCATTCCTGACAGataaaacagttacattttttctCATTGAATATCCACTGAATATTTAACTTTGACTCATTTGGGATTTGACCGAAGttgtttatatctagcaatttaGAAGTGATGTTTCACATCTCAAAAAAGGTCAGCAAACATTTAGTGCGACATTGTCCTGCTGCTGAACCCTACCTGTGTTTGTCCTTCCAGATTTTGAACCACTTGACAAGGTTCTTAGTGCTCTGGAGTCTGGGATGCAGGCAATACTCCTGACCTTTGAAACGGGACACATTCTCCATAGTGACACTATAAACACATGGGAAAAATTACGGATGAGTGGATGGGAAGAGAAGATGGGTAAACAGGATGAAACCAGCGGAGAAGATTAGTCATTTAAGCAACACAAACAATAAGCAGTGAtgcaataatacatttaatactcgtcaaatagtaataatactatTTAAGGTGTTACTAAATGTATTTCCGCACTGaagattcaattaaaattatCGTTCAAATCATATGCAGAAGGTAGAAAATCATTCCTGGACTTTCTGAGTGATTCTGAGGTGAATCATCTCGACCGCAGAATTCTCTGCTGACTTGACtggtaaacaaatacaaattcaaagcaGAGTTCAATACCGCAGCTTGTTTTGCCTATTAGGAAGATATTTACCACATCGCTGGAATCACTGAAGCAAACTGACCAAGAGTGCATAGTCTTTTATTTggattttaactttattattcaCCTGCGCAGCCAAACGAACATGTTTGTTGACTCTAAACTCTTCACTGGCCTCTTAAAACAGAGCAGGAGCTCTTGTGGGACTGGAGAAGCTTCTAGAATGTTAAACTCACACTCAGAATCCAGTGCCATAAACTGAAGAGAAGGAACACTTTCAGCAGAGTCCACgggttttgtttttctctgagGTCAGAGCTCACGAATGCAAATCCAGACAAATGAGCTAAATGTCCAAGAATTATTTCCAAAAAACGTTGAGACTAAACAgccataaatgtttttttagtcttatgtaaaatatatttctgcaCTAACTATTAAAAACCTACGATACAATTACCAGTGGAAATACTATGGATATTACGTAATCTTCAAATGAACACACCGGTACAGCATTTCAGTCAAGTGCACTTCAAATACtgctgtaaattaaataataagttTCACATCTGACcgatttcattttaaatctacAGTTCAGAGCAAAACTTCTGAATCTAAACTGCAGTAACAAGATTATAAAACATTCTTCTTTTGTAAACTCAAATAAACATCTATCTACGATAATTATaatattcatttgaattttagaATGTAACCACAACTTCATACagactgatttaaaaaatatccagATCTGTAAATATGCTGTAATACCTAAGATGACCAGGAGGTGGAACAAAGTCTATAGTATTGCCTATCAAAAAAACAAGCTTATAACAAAACGCAAGTTTGCTTTACACCAGAAAACACTTTGGATCTTACAAGCTTCATAAACACAGTTTAGGCTTCATGCATTGTCATAACATAACCATGCTAATCAATTTGAAATCCGTTTTGACTATAGTATCTTGTAAGTGTGCCACTAAATTGTCATCAGGATCCTAATGGAAAATCCAGCTAAAACAAATTCTGCTTTACAAGCTTTATAGCTGATCTAAGATGGTCATTTATGGTCATTGCATAGTCCAAGATAGCATTTGGTGGCCATTACCAGACAGACTGGTTAGAGCTGATTAAACTGGTGTGGACTGGATTGAGCTGGATCACCATGGTTGACCACCTTAAGATGAAATGACCTGTTTTATCTAGCAGGGTCTAGCCAACTCTCACGAGCTGCAGTCTTTTTACAGCAATGATGAAATTAACAAACATCTAAAAATGCTTTAATTCTTTTGTTCCTATTCCTATGAGACTGCTCTATTAAAGCCTACTGGAAATATAAGCTgctctataaatatataacatttgtatatttgttatcCAGTTAAAGAACCTGAAGTCATAAAAACACACCATACACAAAACACACTTACAGACCCAAACAGGCACATTAAAGATGTTAagataaagaaatgtttttgcaaCTCACAATATCATCTTTTCTTGGCAGTACGGATGTTTAGGCTTGATCTCCAGCTTTTGTACATCTTTGTACCGGATCTTCGGGCCTTTTCTCGTGCATCTGCACTTATAagctaaaaatgaataaaatgcaagCTTTAGTTTCGAGAAAAAGCAGATCTCACAAAAACTATGATATCTGAATCATGCTGCAATTAAACTCAAACGAAAATCAATATGAatagaaaacagaaacagaaagaagTTACAGttgcataaagaaaacagcctaaaaataaagctaatgtGAATGTGTACTCATGTACAAATGCATtcctttaataaaacacaaaacagaagCTTGAAtgcacaaatattttatttgcatgaacatgcattaacataattgttaatttttttttttttttaaaaatagtactaTAAACGTAAATATGCataatagttttgttttctgattTTAACACTGTATCCAGAAAGTGACTTTCACTACTGTATTAATAagaatgtatttgtttactttttgcaTTAAagtgaatttgtatttttcttttcttctacATGCATTCTGACAATTTCCAGCATTTTCTAACTTTTAAACGCTTTCAAAACGGAACTTATAACGAGGCTGCACAAAAATCAACAAACAGCACAGCAGACTGGCGTGGTGATTCATTAAAGTGCCATTTGCTGTTTTCAGGCTCTTCCAGCACGCTGACTATGAGGCAGGTGAGCTGCTGAAAGACGCGTGACCTACATCTAATCCCTCATCAATCTTCTCTGCTCCATTCAGCATCATCTCTAAACAGCCTCTCAGGACAGAAGCCAACAAGACTCATCCAGCAGCACAAAAGAGCCACTATTTACTATCACTGGCCAAGTTTTGCAGAATGAACTGGATTGTCTGAGAGAAGTGGAGATATTTTGACAGTTGCACCAGCATAAGGCGCTTTTATTCTGCGGGAAAAGTTGAAAACAGAGCTAAAATAGAAGACTAAATTTGTTAGATATTAAAACCATGCACTCTAGAATAGCTAAAACACCGAATTCTGTATTAATAGACATTTTAACACTAGATATCCTCGCGAAATCAATAGATAAacgtaatattaaaaaataaatacatataaaaaacatcacacacacgcactcacCCTCTGTGTTGAGTGAATAAACGGCGATAACCAGCAAAAGTAAAGCGGCCGTACAGCGATTCATCCCCAATAGTTTGTTGAGAAGCTCCAGCAGCCTCCGGTCTGTTTGCGCCACTCAAATCCAATAATCGAGATCCTCAAATAGTGTCAGTCTGGTGAAAAACCCAGTCTCTATCTCTGTGATGTCAGTCAGTAGCAGGTTGAATGTGCTCCGCGACACGTCACGCACACCGTCTCTCAATCTGACAAGCCGCTCTTGAGCGCTCTGAGCTTCTATAAACACACGCTTGAGCGCCTCATTGATATGCAGAGCCCGCCGACGAATTAACTCTGGCTGTGTCTCGAAACCGAGCTAGTTGCCTACCTAGAAAGCATTTTTGCGCTCTGCGCATGCACTGGAGactgtctaggtaggcagcgCTCTAGGTTTTGAGACGCGTTCTACAGCCACCGCCAGGGAAAAGTGATAAAATTGagttaaaaaagtttattagaACTGTACGTTGTCAGGGGAGATAATTGCATTGGCTTTTATGCACTCTGTTAAAAAGCCTCActtaatttgttcttttttattcgTGCCAGTGAATAAAAGCTCAGTTTAGCAAGCTCTTTCTTTATGTAATTAAGCAAATCTATACAGGACATCATAATAGACTTAAGTAGAAAAGTCCTATCTTAAGAAAATCTTTAGATCTAAATACAAAACAGGTGCCTTTAGTTAATGAAGTCTCTCTTAAAGAAGAATTACAGATAAATAAACTTGTGAATGCACACatcttttagaatttttaaaatcagattGTTGGTGAAAATAGTACGTAAAATGTTGCATGTTTCACCAATAAAGATGCACAAGAAGTGAGTGTTATTTTGTGCTTCTAACTGGGGTTTGTgtaaaaactctttttttacACAGTTGCGTAATGGTGGGAATTGCTGTCAAGATGCTGTCCGCTCTTATATATCATCAgcattttctgtttaaattgaATTAGCCTagcataacaaaaacaaaacacacagttgGTAGGGCATACTCATTCACATTCACATCTATTCCATGCTGAAGAGTGTACTTTATTTCCCTAGTGAAAAAGTAATGTTTAAAATACCATTTTATGTCATACTACGTATAGAATTGCTccagacttactgatataataattagaaataaactttatttggagtactacttgtgcacgaTGCACATTTCTCTAATATTAAGCCcgaaatgtgttttaatgccaGTATGCAAAATATTTGAGGTGttcctaaagtatacttgcaatagttacactttagcacaatcataCATgcttcagtatatctttaggTGGACTtaagcactacttctgcacaattaaagtgcattaaatacaaaattagttgttcccaTTTAGAAGACATTAAGTATACGAgtttagcatattaaaatacaattgcagggtgttttattaagtacattaacatgtaaatgtattaggagtatatttagcattaaataaatgtattccaagacattttagcatatttaatTTTCACTGTAGGGTTCATACTTGCTAATGAAATCATGAGGATATCAGAATTTGTAAGGTTGATAAATCATTGCATTtctcagtcatttttttaaaggcaaattttttatttgaatattgcaCCCTTTGCACGCAAAGGGTGTTTCTGTGAACGTCAGAAAGGTTCATTCAATAAGCAACCTTGTGTAAGCTGTTTTCAGTGCTATTTACTTAGCATAAATTTAGACTTTTCGTcatcattttaccatttctaTGTCACAGTGACGAATATAACAAGCTATTGTTGTCTGCACTGGCACCAAACGGTGTTTGGCTGTGTAAATGATACCCCTGAGAAGACTGTTTCTAGTTTCCTCCTCACGCATGGATGATTGGAGGGCACGATGAAGCGAACCATCTGAGTATCTGTGACTGCGGACAAGAGCCTCATCCCAGCTGTCATCAGCCATGCCTCAGTCCATTTCATGTCTGTCTGTGGCCCATCCAAAGGTCCAGGAGAACTGAAAAGCATGAAAATCATATGTGAAGCTGCCCTTCATTCTGCCTGACTGGATATAATAGAAACTTAATGGTAACAGACAATGTCAACGCACCTCTTTAACCCAAATCAGCTACTTCTGTCAAGGGCATTTATGTTGTCAGTCATACCAAAAACACAGGCGGCtgtatctattttttatttttaacatcataatGCTGAGATTGTACACTGACAGCTACATCAGGGATGAAATGACTAAGAAATCTggaatgttttacatttatattgtgaagaaaacaatataaaaaatcaaaattgtaaataaagattatcaagtgtgttttaaaaagggaaatactaaaatgtttaatggtgatcgtgattaattgtgaaatttactagcaatttctgaatgTTTCTACAATTTCATCACATTAACAATGAACATGATCCACTAATCTTTGACAATCACagtttatctttattttaaacagtatatctactggttttagcatttaaattgatttaaattcaaaatttaaattcaaaatatattagaatGCAACTGTTTGATATTTTAGCAATGACATTCCGTTGTTAGTGTGCCATAAGATTCCAAATACTTTCGTTGATTTAACCATTTAACaattatcaataaaacattttaatacctCTATATACTGTAGACTAAGCAATAAGCAGGTTATCTAAACAAGGAGGCAACATGTACATGGTGTTTTAAATCAGGGGGTGATCCAAAATAAACATGCCTAATTCTAAAGACGCTTTAATGAATCAAATCTGCTGCTTTAAACTCTGTCTcagccacctgctggcaacaatGCAAAACACTCTCCATCGATCACTGCGTCACCTTCCTCCAGGTCTGTGATGGGACCCAACTGACCCTTCACAATATGTAACTCATTCCAGACACGCATATTGGAGCAATTACTCTTGGTATGTTTATAAGACTTGTCTAGACCAAAGGCCATTTTTGGCATACAacccttcctcctcctctttgaAAAAGGTTTGTTTGCAACAGCGATCAGAGAAGAAGATTCAGAGAGACCACTGAGATTTGAGCTGATAATGAATGGAAAAGCATCTCAGTCACAGTATAATTACTTAGGAAACAGAAATGCGTAGATCTCTGGTTCTGGTGGAAAAATGCAATTTGTTGTCTTTGACAGCAAAGTAAACAGGCTTAACAACTATTAATGGCTTTGCATATCATTCGCTGGCATCAAAAGCGAGCATCCAATCAAACTCTACAGTATTTTGGCACTGTCACTGGATAGAAACAAACTAAATCAGGCAGATTTGCGTGACAAACTCTCATCTTGGAAATCCATTTACAAAAGGTGAAAGAATATCCAGACTAAATATGATTCGTTAGCAACAAGAATAAATATGTGAAAGTTTTGTGAATTGCTGACTGTCGGGCGCATTAAAAGAACCTGAATTCAGGTTGTTTTTACACTTGGCAGGTttggtttgattaaaataaagtctGGTGTCATTTCTGTTATTGTGGTTCATTTGATTAAGTGTGAACGCCGACATCCGATCCTTGGTGGTGTATGTCCAAATGAACTCTGGTGGTGTCTGACtgaaatatgaatgcaaatGTGGGGCAAAGACATCTAAATAATTCATAAACAGGATGTGATGTCACAAGATGAAATGGACAGAACGCTCAGGAATTTCTTCCTCTGTTTTGACTCCTTAACACATTTTATAAGGTCTGTGTCACTTCTCAGCTGGTAAAAATACCACCATGCACTACCAgtcgaaagtttttgaacagtaagatttttaatgtttttaaagaagtctctactgctcaccaagcctgcatttatttgatccaaagtacagcaaaagcagtaatattgtgaaatatttttactattttaaatacctggtttcttttaatattttaaaatgtaactttgctgtgatcaaagctaaattttcagcatcatcactaaagtcttcagtgtcaaatgatccttcagatatcattataatatgctgatttgctgttcaataaacattttttattatcattattaatatttatcaaacaaacctgaaaaatctactcagctgttttcaacataataataataaattaagaaaaaaaaattttaagcagcaaatcagaatattagaatgatttttgaaggatcatgtgactggagtaatgatgccaaatttcagctttgaaatcacaggaataaattacattttaaaatatattcaaatagaaaagagttattttaaattgaaaaaatattttaaaaaagtttttatgtactttggatcaaataaatgcaggcttggtgagcggaagagactcctttaaaaacattaaaaatcttactgttcaaaaacttttgactggtagagtatGCACTCACAtacaacaaatgcatttaacaCAGAACACAGCAATTTTGAACTTTTGCAAAATATACATCATAAAAGCTGAATGCATCCTTATGCCTTTAGTTTTGTATCATtaaatttagtattaaaaatgACTGAGAACCAAACAAACCAGGACCAAACATGAACCCACCTTTTTAATACTAAtctattaatacattttgtgctTAAGTGGATTTTACTTTTTGTACGATGGTTTTTGTATGGTGTTTGGGCCATCACTTGACGTACAATCTGGGACCTGAAgtgaaatatataaatcttGTTATAACACGATAAGAGCCTTTGATTTATATGCAATAGCATGACCGTGaaagtatttttgtgttttattttcacaCCCACACAGGCCCATTTTGCTTTCAGTGTATTCAaacttttatgtatttgttgaATGATGATGATACAGTCTGAGAGTCTGTTGTGTTGAGTAATATTTTCcatgttacatgttacatgcGCCGCATATCAGCACCAGATCTCTTCCACTAAAAATGCAAGCACCGTAACACGACAACGTGTAAATCAGCACGTCAACAAGCATCAAAGCGGCTCCTTTTTTTCTTGATCAGGCACGTCTGTGCAAATTGCTGCCGCAGAAGGGTGGTGTTTGTAATTGCACGTAATGATTTTAAGTCAGGTTAGCCAATGGCCAGCGGGCTCTCGGATTCTTCACGTTTACTCGCTCCGTGAGAGAACATGCTGGATAATTGCTGCGTAGAATTCCACCATACAGTACCATTAGTCTAAAAGTCCTGGAGGAATCATAGGAATGTCTACTTAATTTGACATGCGAAGGTAACTGCAGAAGAATACCTAAACGGGAGACACAGAAGATGCATCTGACTTGCAGTGTCACCAATAATTTGACTtcataacaatttattttagagAGCACAATTTACACTTTGGTTACAGAATAATTGTCCCCACATTGACAAACAGTATAAACAAAAGCAGCTTTAGCACATACCAGAATCCTTCAGAGTCGATCTGTTCGGAATTGCACAAACCGAGAGGCCGGACGCATCCAGTC includes:
- the cxcl14 gene encoding C-X-C motif chemokine 14, translated to MNRCTAALLLLVIAVYSLNTEAYKCRCTRKGPKIRYKDVQKLEIKPKHPYCQEKMIFVTMENVSRFKGQEYCLHPRLQSTKNLVKWFKIWKDKHRVYEA